Part of the Trueperaceae bacterium genome, CGATCAGGCTTCGGGTCAGGGTGATCTTCATGGCTCCGCCCGATCCCGCGCCGCCTTCGCTTCGGCGAAGGTGCGCAGTTGCTTGAGCCCGTCGACGACGGCGTAGGCGACGTTCGTTTGGTTGCGCGAGCCGAGCTCCTTCGTGAGCAGGTTGCGGTACCCCGCCAGCTCGACGATGGCGCGCGGGACGCTGCCGGCGATCACGCCGGTCCCCGCGCCCGCCGGCTTCAGCATCACGCGGCTGGTGCCGTGCGCGCCGAGCACCTCGTGCGGGACCGTCCCGGGCTCCTCGATGGGCACCTCGATGAGGTTCCGGCGCGCGACGTACTGGCCCTTCTGCACCGCGACCGGGACCTCCTTGGCCTTGCCGAGGCCCACCCCGACGCGGCCCTGCCGGTCGCCGATGACGACCA contains:
- the rpsE gene encoding 30S ribosomal protein S5, which gives rise to MADTDFEDKVIFIRRTAKTYKGGRRFRFGAMVVIGDRQGRVGVGLGKAKEVPVAVQKGQYVARRNLIEVPIEEPGTVPHEVLGAHGTSRVMLKPAGAGTGVIAGSVPRAIVELAGYRNLLTKELGSRNQTNVAYAVVDGLKQLRTFAEAKAARDRAEP